The genomic segment TCAAAGGCTGCGGCACTGGGTGATACGGCGCTCGCGATCAACACCATCCTATTGCAGTTTATCCATATTATGGCTTACGGCATTGACGGTTTTGCATTTGCCGCGGAGAGCCTTGTCGGCAGGTACAAGGGAGCGCGGGACGTAGTCACCTTAAGACGTGCTGTACGATTCTCGTTCTGGTGGGCGCTTGTCCTTTCGGCGGGATTTAGTCTGTTCTTCGGATTACTTGGGACGAGGTTACTCTACCTATTCACGGACAGAACCGACTTGCTAATCGGGGCGCGTCCCTATCTAATCTGGATTGCAATAGCACCGCCCATCAATTCTATCGCGTATATCTGGGATGGGGTTTTTATCGGTGCCACCGCTTCCACCGCTATGCGAAATTCGATGCTGGTTTCGGCGATGGTTTTTCTAGTCGCATATTTTCTCCTAAAAGGATTCGGCAACCATGGACTCTGGCTGGCATTGACGCTGTTTTCGATTGCACGCGGCGCAACACTGACCTTTTTTGCACCCAAGCACATCTTTTCATTAAGTCCGCCACAAAAACGTGAATTGACGTAGAGATTCCAGCAAGGAATCTGTAGGGAATAACGATCGTTGTTCCCTACGAAAGTGGGTAATTCTACATATCATTGGTTCATAAAACACATATTTTTGGAGGAGGCTCACGATGGTATTAAAGGACCGGGTCGCCATTGTCACTGGTGCTAGTTCTGGCATCGGTCGAGGAATTGCGGTTGAGTTTGCCCGCGAGGGAGCTAACGTCGTCGTTGCCGATGTTCAAGAGGCACCCAAACAGGGCAAATATCATGAGCAAGACACCACGACGCCAACAGTTGAGGAAATCGAGACACTAGGATCCCAAGGATTGTTCGTCCAAACTGATATGTCGGATGACTCGCAGGTCGAACGACTGGTTCAGGAGGCGGTTTCACACTTTGGTGAGTTGGACATCCTTGTCAACAATGCTGGCATCCATATTCCCGGCACTAGCCAAGAGATTACAATAGCCGAATGGGACAAGGTGGTTGGTGTGAACCTGCGTGGCATTTTCGTGGCAACAAAACTTGCCATCCCTCACTTGACAAAATCTCAGTATGGACGTATCATCCAAATCGCTTCCGTTCACGCCTTCGGCGGTGGCGGTGGCCCAGCCTACGCTTCAGCGAAAGCTGCCCTTGTCAATATGGTGCGCGATACCTCGCTGGAAGTTGGGGGATACGGTGTTACGGTCAACGCAATCTGCCCCGGCTATATTGAGACTGCCATCCAAGATTACCTGACACCGGAACAGATTCAGGAAGCGAGCGAGAGAACGGCGATGCCACGTTTCGGTTTGCCGCGGGACATTGGTAGAGCCTCAGTCTTTCTGGCATCGGATGATGCAGAGTGGATCACCGGTGCTTCTTTGCTGGTTGATGGTGGATATGTTGCTGCGCTTTAATGTAAAGAACCAATGGTGCTAGTTTGCAGCTGTTGATAATGTAATGCGTGAAACGTGAAAACCATTGGTTAATCAGTTCATTTAGCCCCAGCGGGGCGACATGTCTATAGTACACCGATAAACAAATACCCTAAAGCCCCAGCGGGGCGACATGTGTATCCTAAGGGGGGAACGTCCAAAAAATGAATGAACCAACCGACTAATGAATCAATGAACTCACCGATAAATCGGGATTCAAAGCGACTTGAACCATGTGGAAACGACTTTCTCACTAACTAGCACCAAAGGTTAAAGAGCTAAGGGTTACGAGTTACACAATAGATATTACACTTTTCATGTCGTAAATCAGATTGGAAAAGGAGAACTTCATGAGTCAGAAAACGTATCGTGCTGCTGCGATTGGACACACCGGTGCCGGTAACTATGGACACGGACTGCATTTGCCGTTTCAGGAGTTTGATAACATCGAGTTTGTTGCTATCGCTGATCCAGACGAATCCGGGCGGCAGGAGGAGATGGAAAAGGCTGGCGTTCAACAGGGTTACGCTGATTACCGTGAAATGCTCGAAAAAGAGGATTTGGACATAGTCAGTGTTGGACCTCGCTGGACGACTGACCACCTTGAGTTGCTGTTGGGGTGTATCAACGCCGGTTGTCACGTCTATAGCGAAAAGCCAATGACGGCAACGCTTGCCGAGGGCGATCAGATCGTGGAAGCGGCAAGTCGGGCAGGGAAAAAAGTCGCCGTGGCACATCAAGCGGTCTATCTGCCATCAATTCAAGCGGTCAAAGGAATGCTACACGACGGGACAATCGGAACGGTTCAAGCGATACACGCACACGGTAAGCAGGACCGACGCGGCGGTGGTGAGGACATGATCGTGCTCGGTACGCACCTTTTCAATATGATGCGCTTTTTCGTCGGAGATGTTGCATGGATGCAGGCGCATGTCACCGAAAATGGGAAAGAGGTTACCCTCGACGATGCACGTGATGCGACAGAGCCTGTGGGTCTTATCGCTGGCGACTGTGTCAACAGTTATTTCGCTTTTGAAAGCG from the Candidatus Poribacteria bacterium genome contains:
- a CDS encoding 3-oxoacyl-ACP reductase FabG, whose translation is MVLKDRVAIVTGASSGIGRGIAVEFAREGANVVVADVQEAPKQGKYHEQDTTTPTVEEIETLGSQGLFVQTDMSDDSQVERLVQEAVSHFGELDILVNNAGIHIPGTSQEITIAEWDKVVGVNLRGIFVATKLAIPHLTKSQYGRIIQIASVHAFGGGGGPAYASAKAALVNMVRDTSLEVGGYGVTVNAICPGYIETAIQDYLTPEQIQEASERTAMPRFGLPRDIGRASVFLASDDAEWITGASLLVDGGYVAAL
- a CDS encoding Gfo/Idh/MocA family oxidoreductase — its product is MSQKTYRAAAIGHTGAGNYGHGLHLPFQEFDNIEFVAIADPDESGRQEEMEKAGVQQGYADYREMLEKEDLDIVSVGPRWTTDHLELLLGCINAGCHVYSEKPMTATLAEGDQIVEAASRAGKKVAVAHQAVYLPSIQAVKGMLHDGTIGTVQAIHAHGKQDRRGGGEDMIVLGTHLFNMMRFFVGDVAWMQAHVTENGKEVTLDDARDATEPVGLIAGDCVNSYFAFESGVSGLFDTRKHEVSGDYYGMEIIGEEGRISMRGGGGDNLVIYPHPCWSPANTDQKWEALEVDDTPFSSGNNLAVLDLIDAIENDRKPISAAEDAVAALEMILGAYESQLTGKRVSFPIANREHPLKG